The following are encoded together in the Candida orthopsilosis Co 90-125, chromosome 5 draft sequence genome:
- a CDS encoding Ynd1 protein (S. cerevisiae homolog YND1 has nucleoside-diphosphatase activity, nucleoside-triphosphatase activity, has role in protein glycosylation and localizes to microsome, COPI-coated vesicle, Golgi apparatus, membrane), whose protein sequence is MSNGIGDENYGIVIDSGSSGSRIQIYKWANPKLQSKSTDTEVLQSPPKISLHKDWTKKITPGISTYKTSGQIKQIWPKHYAELMKFAEGIIPSEKHSATPIFVLSTAGMRLLSKKTRKNILAETCSSIRKNTKFYLPDCENFVQTIDGSTEGIYGWLGLNYLMGQFNNYDPKSENHESIGFMDMGGASTQIAFVPPKDQIEKHNNDLSKVTLRNINGETQTWNVFVETWLGFGANEARRRFIEQMINLSLVNEKLNNNINDPCLPRGATLDYNLNGKSYKIRGVGNYEMCIKSIYPLLMKSIPCEDDPCLFNGIHGPKMDFEKDKFVGISEYWYTANDIFHSGGEYDYKAFNLKVKEFCENNWDTILQNAKKGDYSNLDPDKFLKDACFKASWVMNILHEGFELPRIGFETDSDKQENNQSDDVTNKHVPFKSADSVGGEELSWTLGKMLLFASSQIDPSDTKEKLSIGIYPSEISGKSFVPGGTLGKSYQSDYDSDDESDSPFGVAFYSLIVFCFFGYLLFKIAPGHFGNWKGKIRRFRVPMSVRKGAASLVSKVPGLDNVFNRLSLYDRIDQNITLEEGVGGAPNLGASPSLQGAGPGSGASVLRTRSAIGLDGDFDDTPIPRFSSSSPVSNINNYNPKINDFLNRPFVVPNRGSFYQASERNSRESLSRSLSNLSSHRPKPSIE, encoded by the coding sequence ATGCTGAATGGCATTGGGGACGAGAACTATGGTATTGTTATCGATTCAGGATCATCTGGATCTAGGATACAAATTTATAAATGGGCAAACCCTAAGTTGCAATCAAAGTCTACTGATACTGAAGTGCTTCAATCACCTCCCAAGATTTCACTACATAAAGATTGGACAAAGAAGATAACTCCTGGAATTTCAACTTACAAGACTAGTGGACAGATTAAACAGATTTGGCCTAAGCATTATGCagagttgatgaaatttgcCGAAGGCATAATACCCAGTGAAAAACACTCCGCAACGCcaatatttgttttgaGTACAGCCGGTATGAGGTTATTGTCAAAGAAAACTAGAAAGAACATTTTAGCCGAAACATGTTCCAGTATTCggaaaaatacaaaattttatttacCTGATTGTGAAAACTTtgttcaaacaattgatggttCTACGGAAGGAATTTACGGTTGGTTGGGGTTGAACTACTTGATGGGACAGTTCAACAATTACGATCCAAAACTGGAGAACCACGAGTCTATTGGATTTATGGATATGGGAGGGGCCTCGACTCAAATAGCATTCGTTCCTCCCAAGgaccaaattgagaaacaCAACAACGATCTTTCTAAAGTAACACTACGGAATATAAATGGTGAAACTCAAACGTGGAACGTTTTTGTTGAGACATGGCTAGGGTTTGGTGCAAACGAAGCACGCAGAAGATTTATTGAGCAAATGATTAACTTGTCTTTGgtcaatgaaaaattaaacaacaatataaaTGACCCTTGTTTGCCAAGAGGTGCTACATTGGACTATAACCTAAACGGAAAGTCATACAAAATACGCGGAGTGGGTAACTACGAAATGTGCATCAAATCGATCTACCCATTGCTAATGAAATCGATTCCGTGTGAAGATGATCCTTGTTTATTTAACGGGATTCATGGGCCCAAAAtggattttgaaaaggaCAAATTTGTAGGAATATCTGAATACTGGTATACAGCTAATGATATTTTTCACAGTGGTGGCGAATATGATTACAAAGCCTTCAATTTGAAGGTGAAGGAATTTTGTGAAAACAATTGGGACACCATATTGCAGAACGCAAAGAAAGGGGACTATTCGAATCTTGATCCGGAtaagtttttgaaagatgcGTGCTTTAAGGCGAGCTGGGTCATGAATATTCTCCATGAAGGATTTGAACTTCCGAGAATTGGCTTCGAGACAGACTCAGATAAACAAGAGAACAATCAGTCAGACGATGTCACTAATAAACATGTGCCGTTTAAATCTGCTGACTCAGTCGGTGGAGAAGAATTATCATGGACATTGGGgaaaatgttgttgtttgccTCTTCTCAGATTGATCCGTCAGACACGAAGGAAAAATTGCTGATTGGAATATACCCTAGTGAAATATCGGGCAAGAGTTTTGTTCCGGGTGGAACTTTAGGGAAGTCATATCAATCGGACTATgatagtgatgatgaaagCGATTCCCCGTTTGGTGTGGCATTCTATTCTTTAATTGTGTTTTGCTTCTTTGGCTATTTGTTATTCAAAATCGCTCCTGGACACTTTGGAAATTGGAAGGGGAAAATCAGAAGGTTTAGAGTTCCAATGCTGGTTAGAAAAGGGGCTGCCAGTTTAGTTTCGAAGGTTCCCGGTTTGGACAATGTTTTCAACAGACTCTCTCTATACGATCGAATCGACCAAAACATCACTTTAGAAGAAGGTGTTGGTGGGGCCCCTAATCTCGGTGCATCACCGTCTTTACAAGGTGCTGGCCCTGGTTCCGGTGCATCTGTTCTACGCACTAGACTGGCGATTGGGTTGGATGGAGATTTTGATGACACGCCAATTCCGCGCTTTAGCTCTTCCAGCCCGGTATCAAACATAAACAATTACAACCCAAAGATTAATGATTTCTTGAATAGGCCATTCGTTGTTCCAAATAGGGGTTCCTTCTATCAAGCTTCTGAAAGAAACAGTAGAGAGTCGCTATCGAGGAGTTTGAGTAACTTGTCTTCTCACCGACCAAAACCATCAATAGAATAA
- a CDS encoding Mph1 protein, whose amino-acid sequence MSNKESNEPDTTHDPYAVLEKGIQKLQLPISDLLRSHNELVVQNLSIMSNLATIPKLDQDLKTRLNKE is encoded by the coding sequence ATGCTGAATAAGGAATCCAATGAACCAGATACAACACACGACCCATACGCTGTACTAGAAAAGGGTATTCAAAAACTACAATTACCAATTTCGGATCTCCTACGAAGTCACAATGAActtgttgttcaaaatcTAAGCATAATGTCCAATTTGGCAACTATACCCAAACTCGATCAAGATCTCAAGACAAGGCTAAATAAAGAATAA
- a CDS encoding GTPase: MRVKKPTSKRVTTRMREGIKKKAAAKRRKDKKIAKKDVTWKSRHRKDPGIPASFPYKDQIISELEESRRLEKERKDELKLQKQREKEEALARGEDVDDDDMEEEDLDEEDDGANGLAALLESAQSAAKEYNGEGDNEGNDMIDSDEDVEYELSEVEDDEEDQTSLDKSRKSYDKIFKSVVEASDVVLYVLDARDPESTRSKKVEQAVLQSPGKRLILLLNKVDLVPTEALNQWLNFLNSSFPTLPIKASPGATNATSFNKKLTGTITSDSLMKALKSYANKSNLKRSIIVGVIGYPNVGKSSIINALTKRHNNNSRACPVGNQAGVTTSMREVKIDNKLKILDSPGIVFPDEIINSKKQSKQQQMAKLALLSAIPPKSITDPTGAVKLLLKKFSQNTEMAEGLKKYYDLPPLPSTDLEEFAKHFLIHVARTKGRLGKGGVPNLEAAAMSVLNDWRDGRVIGWTLPKASKQSVADTEVNMDGPKSSLRGEKEPPKVEQTTVVTSWAKEFDLDGLLGDNFGLE; the protein is encoded by the coding sequence ATGAGAGTAAAGAAGCCTACTTCGAAAAGAGTAACCACTCGTATGAGAGAGGGTATTAAAAAGAAGGCAGCggcaaaaagaagaaaagacaAGAAAATAGCCAAGAAGGACGTCACCTGGAAATCAAGACATAGGAAGGACCCAGGTATTCCAGCCAGTTTCCCATACAAAGACCAAATAATATCAGAATTAGAGGAGAGTAGACGtttggaaaaggaaagaaaagacGAACTCAAATTACAGAAGCAAAGAGAGAAGGAAGAGGCATTGGCTAGAGGTGAGGacgttgatgatgatgacatggaagaggaagatttagatgaagaggatgacGGAGCAAATGGATTAGCAGCATTGTTAGAGTCAGCGCAATCTGCTGCTAAGGAGTATAATGGTGAAGGAGACAACGAAGGCAATGATATGATTGATTCCGACGAGGATGTCGAGTATGAATTGAGCGAAGTTGAAGACGACGAGGAAGACCAAACCAGTTTGGATAAATCACGCAAATCCTATGACAAGATATTTAAGTCGGTAGTTGAAGCCTCTGATGTTGTTTTATATGTCCTCGATGCTAGAGATCCCGAATCCACCCGATCAAAAAAGGTTGAACAAGCAGTATTGCAAAGCCCTGGTAAGAGACTTATTTTACTTTTAAATAAGGTTGACTTGGTACCTACAGAAGCTTTAAATCAATGGCtaaactttttgaactCATCATTTCCAACATTACCCATCAAAGCAAGTCCTGGGGCAACAAATGCAACTTCTTTTAACAAAAAATTAACAGGAACTATAACGTCAGATTCTTTAATGAAAGCATTGAAGAGCTATGCTAATAAATCTAACTTGAAAAGATCAATTATTGTTGGTGTCATTGGTTATCCAAATGTTGGTAAATCCTCAATAATCAACGCGCTTACCAAGAGACACAACAATAACTCCAGAGCATGTCCTGTTGGAAATCAAGCCGGTGTTACAACGTCAATGAGAGAGGTAAAAATTGACAACAAACTAAAGATTTTGGATTCTCCCGGTATTGTTTTCCCTGATGAGATTATAAATTCTAAAAAGCAATcgaaacaacaacaaatggcTAAATTGGCATTATTATCAGCTATTCCACCGAAACTGATTACTGATCCAACTGGTGCTGTTAaattacttttgaaaaagttttcacAAAACACAGAAATGGCTGAAGGATTGAAGAAGTATTATGATTTACCACCATTACCTTCGACTGATTTAGAGGAATTTGCCAAGCATTTTTTGATACATGTTGCCAGAACCAAAGGAAGGTTAGGTAAAGGAGGTGTTCCTAATTTAGAAGCTGCAGCAATGTCTGTACTCAACGATTGGAGAGATGGTAGAGTTATTGGATGGACATTACCCAAAGCGTCCAAACAGAGTGTAGCTGATACCGAAGTGAACATGGATGGACCAAAGAGCTCTTTGCGTGGGGAAAAAGAGCCACCAAAGGTTGAACAAACTACAGTTGTTACATCGTGGGCTAAGGAATTCGACTTAGATGGTTTATTGGGAGATAACTTTGGTCTTGAGTAG
- a CDS encoding argonaute protein: MPNIRAVFVEYGKQHNMPNYNPKITFEIVVKKHHTRFIPLEQNAVDSVTKKKVAVTSNDNVTPGTTIDNDTTSISFFDFCNQSQQTLHGAGILAHYYVLNSENNYT; this comes from the coding sequence ATGCCAAACATCAGAgctgtttttgttgaatacgGTAAACAGCATAATATGCCCAACTATAACCCAAAAatcacatttgaaattgttgtcaAAAAACATCACACACGATTCATTCCTCTTGAGCAAAACGCGGTTGACTCTGtgacaaagaagaaagtggCTGTTACTTCTAATGATAACGTTACTCCTGGAACTACCATCGATAATGATACcacatcaatttcattctttgACTTCTGCAATCAATCACAGCAGACTTTACATGGCGCCGGTATTCTTGCACATTACTACGTTTTAAATAGTGAAAATAATTACACTTGA